The window AATTGAAATATCAAATAATAGCCTATTCCCAAAAGAACAGGAACGACAACCCACCCTCCCCTCTTCAGTTCCTCCTTTACCACATTTTCAAGAATCTATTAATTACTATTAATCGTACCAATTCAGTACAGAGGCGACCGGTGAGGGATACTCTTTCTCCGATTCAAACTCATAGTGATTTCCGATACTCGTGAGCATGTCGGCCGATACAAGGTCCGGGGGGCTGAGACGCTGGTCcgtttcttcttcacaaactcGGTAGTTGCAGTGCACGCAAGGGTTTTGCAACTCACTGCACCACCACTTGCGCTTGACCCTGAAGATGTGCGAAAAGAAACTGGCGATTCAAGCATCGAGTCAGGCGTCATTTGGCCATCGTCGAGGTCGCAGCTCTCCCCCTTGGCTCCTTCTGGTAAAGGAAGGAATTCACACTCGTAGAGGTATTTCGATACCCCACCTTCGGTCTTCATCAGTTGATGAACCTGTAACAACAAAGAGCAGTATTAAAAGATACTAGTAAAAGCAAGAGACCCagaagaaaatgggagaaaCCCAGTGaggtttttgaaggttttgaaCCTTGCAGGCAAGAGAGCAGAAGAGGTATGGGTCTTGTAGGCTTCTATCACATATGGTGCAGACGTTTCCTGACCCTCTGAAAGGCCTAGATTGAGGCCTTTGATTTAAAAACACAACTTTTGCGCTGTTTGTGGTGTAGGACTATTCACAAACAAGAAAACTACGTCAGTCACTGATTAATAGAACAAAGCTATCTTCTGATGAGAAAATAAGAAACTTACTTGAACATAGTCACAGTTTATCAATTTCTCGATATCATCCACCCGAATAACATCATGATAGACATACCTTCGTATCTGAAGTAAACAAAGAACCTCAGTAATgaacaacaaagaagaagaacaggaggGGAAAGGTCAGAAGTTGAAGTTGTAGAAACCTGTAAGAGACGGTGGGAGCGGTGAGGAGATAAGCAGTGAGGACAGATACTGGTGCAACAATCCAAGCAAAAAATGTTCTTTTCGTTCTTCTTCGCGGATTCATGAATCAAACATGGGTTAAAGAACTTCTCTCCAAGAAGGGCTTCAAGCCATTGAGGAAAAGAAGATGTACCCACCTGCAAAGAAGCCCCAAAAAAATGATATTTAAGTTAATTTCAAAGAAAAACCGGCATCAATAACTCCTAGAAGCGAAGCGATAACCC is drawn from Telopea speciosissima isolate NSW1024214 ecotype Mountain lineage chromosome 1, Tspe_v1, whole genome shotgun sequence and contains these coding sequences:
- the LOC122660350 gene encoding protein RGF1 INDUCIBLE TRANSCRIPTION FACTOR 1-like — protein: MVGTSSFPQWLEALLGEKFFNPCLIHESAKKNEKNIFCLDCCTSICPHCLSPHRSHRLLQIRRYVYHDVIRVDDIEKLINCDYVQSYTTNSAKVVFLNQRPQSRPFRGSGNVCTICDRSLQDPYLFCSLACKVHQLMKTEGGVSKYLYECEFLPLPEGAKGESCDLDDGQMTPDSMLESPVSFRTSSGSSASGGAVSCKTLACTATTEFVKKKRTSVSAPRTLYRPTCSRVSEITMSLNRRKSIPHRSPLY